From Penicillium psychrofluorescens genome assembly, chromosome: 6, one genomic window encodes:
- a CDS encoding uncharacterized protein (ID:PFLUO_009043-T1.cds;~source:funannotate), with amino-acid sequence MMNNQSNPLNDEFGQLVHEQLNRWHVPGLSVAVVDGDQTWAKGYGVATLPSTPVTPSTLFYAGSTTKAFTAALMAMLVEDNDTYPQVQWETPISQLIRDDFVLASEDVTQKVTVEDALSHRTGLPRHDLALGSTVGSDTTAVRDIVRQLRHLPLTAELRTKFQYNNAMFIVAAHVIETVTGEPLGKLLARRIWGPLGMTETYFSLEEARGTNDENPLAHGYAYNYADDDGTYRTIEWMSLAGTSGAGSVISSVKDYAKWARALMTGSPALFASPNTIREQLWRPRTNLPIERYGSAFTGPGAYALGWQTGVYRGVEFFEHQGGMNAFGAELILIPELQYAVVALANTAGTSNCAEQTLVFHLIDEKLGVGPDQPRFDWDAKNLATIEKERHDVATAVSRFYPSLPSPPLPTTLPLSLYAGAYFHPGYGSVTIYLDHRRSSSGPSEILRADRNQTIWPEILRFKHASGDFFIAESEHDGDNGALYPSVYPVEFRIGAAGTVVAMGIGWEKEMEGNIWLERV; translated from the exons ATGATGAATAATCAAAGCAACCCCTTGAACGACGAATTCGGCCAGCTGGTTCACGAACAGCTAAATCGATGGCATGTCCCTGGGTTGTCTGTTGCCGTGGTGGATGGCGATCAGACTTGGGCCAAG GGCTACGGCGTGGCAACCTTGCCCTCTACTCCTGTCACTCCGTCGACACTTTTCTACGCCGGAAGTACCACCAAGGCTTTCACGGCAGCTCTTATGGCGATGCTGGTTGAGGATAACGACACGTACCCGCAGGTGCAATGGGAGACACCCATCAGCCAGCTAATCCGCGACGACTTCGTGCTGGCAAGCGAGGATGTCACGCAGAAAGTCACAGTGGAGGATGCGCTATCGCATCGGACGGGGCTACCGCGCCATGACCTAGCCCTGGGCAGCACCGTTGGCAGCGACACGACCGCCGTGCGGGACATTGTCCGCCAGCTGCGCCATCTGCCGTTAACAGCGGAGCTGCGAACCAAGTTTCAGTACAACAATGCCATGTTCATTGTTGCCGCGCATGTGATCGAGACAGTGACGGGCGAGCCGCTGGGCAAGCTACTGGCGCGGCGGATCTGGGGCCCTCTCGGGATGACGGAGACGTATTTCAGTCTTGAGGAGGCTCGCGGAACCAACGACGAGAACCCTCTCGCCCATGGATACGCCTACAACTatgccgacgacgacgggACGTACCGCACCATCGAGTGGATGTCTCTGGCTGGCACCTCTGGAGCGGGGTCGGTGATCAGCTCGGTGAAAGACTACGCGAAATGGGCGCGAGCCCTGATGACGGGTTCGCCGGCGTTGTTCGCCTCACCAAACACGATCCGCGAGCAACTCTGGCGGCCCCGAACCAATCTACCTATTGAACGATACGGGTCGGCCTTCACGGGGCCTGGCGCCTATGCCCTCGGCTGGCAGACGGGCGTGTACCGCGGGGTAGAGTTCTTCGAGCACCAGGGCGGGATGAACGCTTTTGGCGCGGAACTGATCCTCATCCCAGAGCTGCAGTATGCGGTCGTCGCTCTGGCCAACACGGCAGGGACGTCCAACTGCGCAGAGCAGACGCTTGTCTTCCACCTGATCGACGAAAAGCTAGGCGTTGGACCTGATCAGCCACGATTTGACTGGGACGCGAAGAACCTCGCCACTATCGAAAAGGAGAGACACGACGTCGCCACCGCGGTTTCTCGCTTCTATCCGTCTctcccttctccgccgtTACCAACCACCTTACCCTTGTCACTATATGCAGGCGCATACTTCCATCCGGGCTACGGCTCTGTAACCATCTACCTCGACCATAGAAGATCATCTTCCGGGCCGTCGGAGATACTCCGCGCGGACCGCAACCAGACCATCTGGCCCGAGATCCTGCGCTTCAAACACGCAAGCGGagacttcttcatcgccgAGTCTGAACATGACGGCGACAACGGCGCGTTGTATCCATCTGTATATCCGGTTGAGTTTCGGATTGGTGCGGCAGGCACAGTCGTTGCGATGGGAATtggatgggagaaggagatggaggggaatATCTGGCTTGAAAGGGTGTaa
- a CDS encoding uncharacterized protein (ID:PFLUO_009044-T1.cds;~source:funannotate), which produces MTTTTAEPGTEALDTDRTLEIVRVKDDENDLDSEARGQMQERFPVPQPYKLGPLSIPNYRSPYTQVCLAGLTTFLAVGFFGVLAGLGGAGQVNPIIADDANIILYSMFAGVALLSGPIITYFGPKKCISLGGIGYALYGASFWCYNNTPNKGFVLFGGAACGVGAALLWTSCSVVMLTYSTEEQKGRFISILFAIFYMGVAVGGCIPLGLNFHNAQRGSISNGTYAELTILMALSVVPGLLVIDPQHMVRTDGTKVKLELEGRPIFDEFKNIWFTLKRDPWILMFMPFSFGSLYYGAYQGSDFEVYFFDVRTRALDGFLIGLAQVSSSIIFGCFLDLRIWRRRQRAFIGWAILTVFIVAINTCGYFAMKLSNRDKVIDALDVQEGGLASELIALEFFYGFQDGLDNALAYWLIGCFSNDPRMVATLTGFFKVFGATGSAVAFGQDIHLLPYSTMFGSYWGIILGGVFLLLPLIYFRVHNTEKEVEVE; this is translated from the exons atgacgacgacgactgcCGAGCCAGGCACAGAGGCTCTAGACACAGACAGGACTTTGGAGATAGTACGAGTCAAGGACGATGAGAATGATCTCGACTCAGAAGCGAGAGGCCAAATGCAGGAACGGTTTCCAGTGCCACAGCCGTACAAGCTAGGGCCGCTGTCAATCCCCAACTACCGGAGCCCATATACGCAGGTCTGCCTCGCAGGATTGACCACGTTTTTGGCGGTTGGATTTTTTGGTGTACTCGCCGGACTTG GCGGCGCTGGTCAAGTGAATCCAATTATCGCGGATGATGCGAACATCATCCTATACAGCATGTTTGCAGGCGTTGCTCTGCTTTCGGGTCCAATCATTACGTACTTTGGGCCTAAAAAGTGTATTTCTCTCGGGGGGATTGGCTATGCACTGTACGGGGCGTCGTTCTGGTGCTATAACAACACCCCCAACAAGGGCTTCGTCTTGTTCGGTGGTGCGGCCTGCGGTGTTGGAGCAGCGCTGCTGTGGACTTCGTGCTCGGTAGTGATGCTTACATACTCGACCGAGGAACAGAAAGGCCGATTCATTTCGATTCTGTTTGCCATTTTCTACATGGGCGTCGCGGTGGGTGGATGTATTCCGTTAGGGCTGAACTTTCATAATGCTCAGAGAGGCAGCATCAGCAACGGCACATATGCGGAGCTGACGATACTGATGGCGCTTTCAGTCGTCCCGGGACTTCTTGTCATTGACCCACAACACATGGTTCGAACGGACGGGACCAAGGTCAAGCTCGAGCTCGAGGGCCGACCGATTTTTGACGAGTTCAAAAACATCTGGTTCACCCTCAAAAGGGATCCTTGGATCCTTATGTTCATGCCGTTCTCATTTGGATCGCTCTACTATGGAGCCTATCAGGGCAGTGACTTTGAGGTGTACTTCTTTGATGTCCGCACGCGGGCATTAGACGGCTTCTTAATCGGTCTCGCTCAAGTGTCGtcatccatcatcttcggctGCTTTTTGGATCTAAGGATCTGGCGCCGGCGCCAACGGGCCTTCATTGGCTGGGCTATTCTGACTGTATTTATAGTGGCCATTAATACGTGCGGCTATTTCGCCATGAAACTATCCAACCGTGACAAGGTGATAGACGCTCTTGACGTGCAAGAGGGAGGCCTAGCGTCTGAACTGATTGCGCTCGAGTTTTTCTATGGCTTCCAGGATGGTTTGGATAATGCGCTTGCTTACTGGCTTATTGGCTGTTTTTCCAACGATCCACGTATGGTGGCCACGCTCACGGGCTTTTTCAAGGTTTTTGGGGCTACGGGCAGTGCAGTGGCCTTCGGCCAGGACATTCATCTACTGCCGTACTCGACTATGTTCGGGTCGTACTGGGGCATCATCTTGGGTGGCGTGTTCCTACTGTTGCCGCTGATTTATTTCAGAGTTCATAACACCGAAaaggaggtcgaggtggagtGA